The stretch of DNA CGCGATCATCGCCCTCATCGAAACGCTGATCGCCCGGGGGCACGCCTATGCCGCACCGGGAGGCGATGTCTACTTCCGCGTGCGCAGCTTCCGTGACTATGGGCAGCTGTCGGGGCGCAGCGTGGACGACATGCTGAGCGGCACCCGCATCGAAGTCGGCGAAGAGAAGGACGATCCCCTGGACTTCGCCCTCTGGAAAGCGGCGAAGCCGGGAGAGCCGCAGTGGCCGAGCCCCTGGGGGCCAGGGCGGCCCGGCTGGCACATCGAGTGTTCCGCCATGGCGATGCAGTATCTGGGGGAGAGCTTGGATTTGCACGGCGGCGGCATGGACTTGATTTTCCCGCACCACGAAAACGAGCTCGCCCAGAGCGAGGCGGCGACGGGGAAGCCGTTCGTGCGCTACTGGATGCACAACGGCCTGCTCTACACCCGGGGG from Candidatus Krumholzibacteriia bacterium encodes:
- the cysS gene encoding cysteine--tRNA ligase — protein: MGLRVYDTLTRREHDFVPVHPDRVGLYVCGMTVQDKPHIGHFLPFLTADVLRRWLEHRGYRVVHVQNFTDVDDKIIDRARREGTTPESVAERNILRCHEAAQAMNLLTAAHYPRVTEHIPAIIALIETLIARGHAYAAPGGDVYFRVRSFRDYGQLSGRSVDDMLSGTRIEVGEEKDDPLDFALWKAAKPGEPQWPSPWGPGRPGWHIECSAMAMQYLGESLDLHGGGMDLIFPHHENELAQSEAATGKPFVRYWMHNGLLYTRG